The Rosettibacter firmus genome contains the following window.
CAATAATTTCATCCTGCTTTGGGTCTTTTTCTCCATAAACCAAAGATTCAAGTATGAATGGACTTCTATTTAATATGTCTTCTATTTCTTCGGGAAATACATTTTTACCACTCTTTGAAATAATAACATTTTTCTTTCTACCATTTATATGAAGAAAACCATCTTCATCAATATAACCTACATCACCGGTTTTGAACCATCCATCAAAAAAGGCTTCGTTAGTTGCTTTTTCATTTTTATAATAACCAAGCATTACATTTGGTCCTTTTGCCCAGATTTCACCACTTCCGTTCTCATCCGGATTATGAATTTTTATTTGCACATGAGGTAATGGTAATCCAGCAGCATCATCTTTAAAATTATCCAGTCTATTAAGAGCTAAAATTGGTGATGTTTCTGTTAATCCATAGCCCTGAATGAAAGTAAAACCAAACTCACGTAAACCTTTTGCTACGAGTGGATCCGGGGCAGCACCACCTGCAATAAATATTCTAATTGCTCCTCCAAACTTTTCATGAAGTTCGGCAAATATTTTTTTCTTAATATTTTTAAAACCAGCAAGTGCAATAAGATTGGTTAGTTTAACTAATGGTGGTACTATAATCGATTTTAATTTACTTTCTTTAATTCCCTTAATAATTCTTCTAAACATTTTATCATATAGTAATGGTACTCCAAGTAAAATTGTTGCATGCACTTTTTGAATATCATCAACTACAGTTTTTAAAGAACGTGCATAGTGAGCAGAAGCTCCTGTATATAAAGGACACAACATACCACAGGTACATTCATATGTATGATGCATTGGAAGTACAGAAAGAAATCGATCTTGCTCTGTTATTAAAATCATGCTAACCATATCCATTAGATTAGATGCCAGGTTTTTTTGTGATAACATTACTCCTTTTGCTCTCCCAAGCGAACCAGAAGTAAATATAATTTCTGCTAATTCATCCGGATTAATTTCAGGTAAATCGCTAATAGATGCAGGTTCTGTTTTATCAATTAAGTCCTTCATTATTAAGAAACTTTTGTCTTCACTTGTTTCGTCCATGCAGATATAATACTTTAATTTTTTTAAGAAGCTCTTCCCTTCTGCCATTATACCAGCAAAGCTTCCAGAAAATATAATTGCTTCGGTATCAGATTCGTGAATAATGTTCATTATTTCATTTGTTGTAAGGTTTTTATCGATAGGTACTATAACATAATTAAAACACATCGCAGTTAAGTAACTTATTGCCCATTGAACTCTGTTTTCTCCTATTACAGCAATATGAGTTCTTTCAGGAATTCCTAATTTTCTAAGTGCATTCCCAAATCTTAAGATATTATCAAGTAATTCGCCATATGTAACTTTTTTGATTGGAGTATCATTTAAATCTTCGAGTGCAATCTTTTTCTCAAATTTTTTGGCTGATTGCAAAATCATATCCTGGATTGATTGAATATTTGGTACATTATAAAGTTTTAATTCATGTTTCATAATTGTTCATTTATTTAGTTATAGAATAATATCCAATTCCTTTTAAGTCCTTTCTTTTGATAATTCAGAAATAATAGCTTTAAGAAGTTTATAAAATTTTTCAACGTCAGAAATTTTAACTCTTTCATCTGGTGAGTGAGCTCCTTCGATTGTAGGACCAAGAGAAATCATATCAAGCCATGGAAATTTATTTATTAATATTCCACATTCTAATCCTGCGTGTACTGCTTTAAATTCAGGTTCAGCACCAAATAATTTTTTATAGACATTTTTCGAGAGTTCTAATAATCTTGAATTTGTATTGGGTTGCCAGGCAGGGTATTTATCTAATACACTAATTTCGGCACCGGCAAGTTCAAATACTGCTCTTACTGAATTTCCAATATTTCTTTTTGCACTTTCAACAGAACTTCTTTGACTGGTTCCAATTCTCAAATAATCATCTTCAATAATCAATGTAGCAAGATTTGAAGAGGTTTCAACAAGTCCATCTATTTCTGCACTCATTGAAATAACACCATGAGGAATTGCAAGAATTACATTTATAATTTTATTAACAAAATCGGAACTAAATACTTTTTTGCTTAAACCATTTGTTTCTTTTCTTTCAAAAATAATTTTTATATCGCTTTCTTTATTTTTATACTCAAAAGTTGATTCTATTACAAAAGCATTTACACTTTCAATTGCTTTTAATTCATCATCGGGGTGTAACCATAAAATAGCTTCTGCCTCGCGGGGTATTGCATTTCTTTTTGAGCCACCAGCAATGTAACTAATCTGATAATTAAGTCCTTCAAGATTTTTAAGAATTTGTCCCAATAATTTAATTGCATTGGCTCTTCCTTCGTGGATATTAATTCCTGAATGCCCTCCTTTTAATCCCGAGATAAATAAATAGTAAGGAGTATACTCCTTATTAAATTTTCCATATTCAATTTTAAAAGTACCAACTGTATCCATTCCTCCTGCACAACCAATATAGAAAGCACCATCTTCTTCGGTATCTAAATTCAATAAATATTTTCCTGTAATAAAATCTCTTTCAAGACTATCTGCACCTGTCAAACCTGTTTCTTCGTCAACTGTAAATAATAATTCTATTGGTCCATGTTCAAAAGAATTATCGAGAGCAATAGATAAAGCAGCAGCCACACCAATTCCATTATCAGCTCCGAGTGTAGTACCATTAGCTTTAATCCAATCACCATCTCTAATTAATTCTATTGGGTCTTTCTCAAAGTCATGAACTTTATCTTTATTCTTCTCACATACCATATCTACATGGCTTTGCAAAACAATGGTTGGAGAGTTTTCAAATCCAGGGACGGGAGGTAAGTAGATTACAATATTTCCTGCTCTGTCTTCTTTATAAATGAGATTATTAACACCTGCAAAATTTTTTAAGTAAGTTCTTATTTTATCTTCATGTTTAGATTGGCGGGGTATTTGACTTATTTCATAAAATTTTTCCCATAAAATTTCGGGGATTAAACCTTCAATAACATTCTTGGACATTAAATATTCTCTTATTTAATTATGTCGTATATTCAAAATGTCGCCATCTTTTACAATATATTCTTTCCCTTCCAGTCTCCAGGCTCCAGCTTCTTTACATTTACTAAATGAACCATATTTTATAAAATCATCATAGTGAACAACTTCTGCTCTAATAAATTTATTGTAAAAATCTGAATGAATAACACCTGCGGCTTGTTGTGCATTGTAATTTTTTTTAATTGTCCAGGCTCTGCATTCATCTTCTCCTACAGTAAAGAATGATTGCAAACCAAGCATTTCATAGGAAGTTCTTAATATTTTACTCAGAGCAGATTCTTTAATTCCATAATCTTCCATAAAAATTTTCTGGTCTTCTTCACTTAAATTAGAAAGTTCAAGCTCTATTTTTGCAAAAAATGGGATTACAGGAACATCTAACTTAATTAATTGATTTTTAATATCATTAATTTCTTTATCAACAGATTGAATTGAGTCTTCATCAAAATTAATTGCAATGGCAAGAGGTTTAAGAGTAATTAATTGATAACCTGATAACATTTTTAATTCATTATCATCAAGATGAAGTGATCTGAGAGGTTGTTCTTTTTCGCAATGTGCATAACATTTTTCAATTACAGGAAATTCTCTTTTCAATCTTTCATCTTTTGATTTTTGTAAATCCTTTTTAAGCTTCTCCAGTCTATTTTCAAGAAAAGCTAAATCAGAAAGTAAAAATTCTGTCTCTAAAAATTCGATATCTCTTACAGGATTTACATCTCCCATCGGGTGAATTATTGTTTCATCTTTAAATGCTCTTATGACATAAAATAATGCATCATTATTTCGAACACTATTAAGAAAAGTTGAGGTTATTTTAACTTTATTTTCCTCTGACATTTTTAAACCAGGAATATCAAAAACTTCGATAGTAGCATTAACCTGCTTTTTAGGATTAAAAATTTTTGTGAGATTGTCTAATCGTTCATCTGGTACTTTTACTACTTCAATTGATGCTTCTTCTTTCTGTGAACTTATGTTCGATGAGGTTTTTGAAAGAGTTTTGAAAAGAGTTGTTTTACCAGAATATTGTAATCCAACTAAACCAATTTGCATTTGATTTTCTCAAAAAATTAATTTCAAAAATTCATTGTGTTAATATAACAAATAAAGAATAAGTGATTAAAAATAATTCTTTTTTAATTTTCTAAATAATCAACTGATGTTTATTATAAATATGCACGAATTAACTAAGAAACTATCTGGGTATGTAATGCAATTTCCTCAAGTATTGAAGTTACTTTTAGACAATCACTTAATTCACCGGAGAAAACTACTGCTTTCCCTTTTACATGTGCCTCGAATGCATATTTGCGGGCTTGTTCGTAGCTACAACCTGTTGCTTTTATTAATTGTCCAATTACTTCATCAAAAGTATGAACATCATCGTTATAGAGAATTACTTTATATGGAAGATTCACTGTTACATCTTCTTCAACTACTGGTTCAACTTTTCCTGGTTTAATTTCTTCCATAATTAATTCCCCTATTTTCTACTAAATTATAAAATTGAATTATAAAAATGAATTCAAAATATTTTCTCATATTTTTATAACTTTAAATAAGAATATAATATAAATTTATTACCATAACTTTAATCTAAAAATTATATTTTTTGGTACTCTTATTAATATTATTTTTATATTATTCTTTGAAAATTCAAGTCTGTGATAATATATTAGATTTTAAAGATAGAATATTTTTGTGGAGGCAGAATGAAAATTGCAGTTTGTATTAACCATGTTCCTGATACAGCAGCAAAAATTAATATTGGAAACGACCGTAAAAGCATTGATACTGCAGGAGTTGCATACGTTGTTAATCCTTATGATGAATTTGCAATCGAAGAAGCACTTAAAACAAAAGAAAAATTTGGTGGAGAAACAGTTGCTATAAGTCTTGGTAGCGATGCAAATAAAGAGACATTAAGAAAAGCACTTGCTATGGGTATTGACGAAGCAATTCTATTAAAGGATGAAAGTTATCGTGATTCTTTATCGGTTGCAAAAGCACTTGCAGATGAAATCAAATCACAAAATGCTGAAATTGTTTTCTTTGGCAAACAGTCTGTTGATTTCGATAATGGTGTAATTGGACAAATGGTTGCCGAGTTATTAAATTACAATTCAGTATCCAATGTTATTAAATTAATTATTGAAGGAAATAAGATTACGGCAGAACGAGAAATTGAAGGTGGAAAAGAAATTGTTGAGACCACATTACCTGTTGTTATTACAGCACAGAAAGGTTTGAATGAGCCACGATACGCTTCTTTAAAAGGAATTATGGCTGCAAAGAAAAAAAATATAATTGAAAAAATTCCAGCTAATTATCAAAATAATGTTGAATTAATTGAAATGAAAAAGCCAGCATCAAAACAACCAGGTAGAATTATTGGAACAGATGCATCGGCAGTTCAAGAATTAATCCGTCTACTTAAAGAAGAAGCAAAAGTAATTTAAGGTGAAAAAATGGCTAATAAAGTTTTAGTAATATTAGAACAAAGAAATGGTAAAATAAAAAAATCTTCTTTTGAAGCTGTAAAAGTAGCTTCTGAAATTTCTTCCAGAATTAATTATGAAACCGAAGCAGTAATTATTGGAAATAATATTGAGAATATTGAAGAGACAGGTAATTATGGAGTTTCTAATGTTGTTCATTTTAGAAATCCAGAATTAGAAAACTATTCAACAAGTGCTTATAAAAAAATTCTATTAGAGCATATTAATTCGACAAATCCTGAAATAATAATTATCCCGGGAACTTCACTTGGTAAAGATTTAGCACCACATATTTCTGCAAAATTAGATTGTGGATTAATTAGCGATTGTATAGCTTTGAACTATACAAACAATGAATTAATTGCAACAAGACCAATATTTGCTGGAAAGCTTTTAGCAGATTTTAAAGTAACAAGCACTAAAAAAATTTTTGTTCTACGTCCAAATGTATTTAAAGCAGATAAAATTTCTGATATGAAAGCAGACGTAAAAACTATTGATGTTGATAATTTAGATTTATCAACAAAAGTTATTGAGATTAAAAAAACAGATACTAAATTAGATGTAGCAGAAGCAGATATTATTGTATCCGGTGGTAGAGGAATGAAAGCACCAGAAAATTTTAAACTAATTGAAGAACTGGCAGAGTTATTGGGGGGAGCTGTTGGTGCTTCTCGTGCTGTAGTTGATGCAGGCTGGCGACCACATAGTGAACAGGTAGGTCAAACAGGAAAAACAGTTTCGCCAACTTTATATGTTGCTCTTGGTATTTCAGGTGCAATACAGCATCTTGCAGGTATGAGATCATCGAAATATATTGTGGCTGTAAATAAAGATAAAGATGCACCTATTTTTCAAATAGCTGATTATGGAATTGTTGGTGATGTTTTTGAAATTGTTCCAGCAATGATTGAAGAACTAAAAAAAGTAAAATCAAATTGAACAAAGTTCAGGTTGAAATATTAGGTTTATCAGCAAGCCCTTCCACTGGAGGGGCTTATGCCTTGCTTCTTAAAGAGGTTTACGGCGTAAGACGCCTTCCAATAATTATTGGCTCTTTTGAAGCTCAATCCATTGCTCTTGAAATGGAAGGAATTAAAGCACCAAGACCACTTACTCACGACCTACTCAAAAGTGTTATAGAACATCTTGGCGGAACAGTAATTGAGGTTATTATCGATGAATTAAAAGACAATACATTTCATGCAAAAATCAAAATTGAAATTGCATCGTTTACTCACGAAATAGATTCCCGTCCAAGTGATGCAATTGCTCTGGCTGTCCGAACAGGTTCACCACTTTATGTAGCAGAAGAAGTGATGAGACTTGCAGCTTTTGTTCCTTCTACAGAAGACATTGAAGAAGATACTTCTTCTGAAGTAGATGAGAAAGAAGAAGAATTAGATAAAAATATTACTAAAGAAACAAAACTTGCCGAATTACAGGATCAACTTCGCGAAGCAATTGAAAAAGAAGATTACGAACGTGCTGCTAAATTAAGAGATGAAATAAACAAATTAAAAGGAAAGCAGAATTAAATCTGAATGTTGTTTAATTATTAATTAAAAGCAACTTTCCCTATTTCACATTCAAGACATTTTCCCTTCGAGCAATAACTTCTAAATAAATCTATTATTCCCTGTGATATTATTGTACGGTTAATATGATCTTTCATTAAAATTGCATTGCCAACATCTGTAATTATCTGATTTTCTGATTTCTGTTCATAAATACTATATATTTTCATTATCTTTTTAGGTAACAATTTATTTCCAAACATTTCAAAATAAACTGCAAAAAATGGTAAAACAACATTTATAACTATTTCGTCTGCTCGAGTAGCTCCCACAAAATACTTAATTTCACTTTTAGCTGGTTGATTAAATACATAGTGAGTTTTCCAGTATCCATCAGATTTAATAACAAATAATGAACGTAAAGAATTGATTAATACTGTTAACTTTTGTATTTCGGCTATTTTCTTTGCAATTACAGAAATTAAATCTTCGTGTAATATTTCTTTTAATAATCTCGCACCTGCTGCTATTCTTATGGTAGGAAAATTTTGTGGACGAAGACGGAAAAAGTGCCACTGTGTTTCATTCATATATTTACTATCATAAAATACTTTTATTGAATTCCAGTGAAGAGAAATATTGTCAAGATAGTTTTTGCTTTCTTCATCTATGATTTTTTCACTTGAATTAATCAAACCAGAAATATTCATCAACGCTGCTTCATATTTTTGAATAAGTACTCCATCTTTTTCAATTTTTTTAAGGAAGTCCACATTTGCATATTGTGCAAGTGTTATCATTTGTGATTTATTTTTTGAATAGCCAAGAGCTTCAAAAACGAGTTCATAAAATAATTGTTGCCAGACTTCTTTATTTGTAAAATCTGAATGCTTGAATTGTCTTTCGTGAAATTTTTGTGTCAATTCATAAGAAACAACAGGTTCTTTTATATTCAATTCTTTTAGAAATTGAAGTTCCTTTAATCTTTCATAAATCCTTTTGCATTTTTTATTAAATCTTTCAACACCAAGTTGAATTAAAAATTTTTCTTTTGTTTCGAACGGAACTAAATGAATTGATTCAGTACATTTCAGTAAATTTACAGCATCACTTTTTTCTTCCTGTTCAATACTATTTTTAAGTTGTTCAATCAAATCGTTATGGATTAAATCAGAAATACATATTGAAGGGACTTTTCTACCATTTTTCGTATATACATAACCCTGTCTATTTTTATTGGTAAGAGTAACATGAAGGATTACACTGTTGTATTTATTATCAATATTGTGTCCATGTGCTTTCCAATCAGAATAATCTAAATCAATCTCAACATCGCCTACATAAGTAAGATTTCCAATTCTAATTCTTGCATTTCTAAAATCGGGACCTGCAGAATCTTCGTTTCGATTCCCCTTATCGATAATAAAAATATCATACTCATCGGAAGTCTTTATGATATCATTAAAGTTTTGTTTCTGCCAGATTTCGTAGAGTTTGCTCTCTTGAACTTTTGAAACTGAACCCATTGGTCCGTCAATTATATTTTATTTAATGAATTGTCTTATCTACTTTTTCAAATTAATATTATATTTTTCTAAAAGCTACAACTTTTATTATGATTGTACGATTCGATTTAAATTCCTAATTTCTCTTTCGACCGAATAAGGAAAATCTTTCGAATCATCACAATATATTAAAGAACGACTCACATTAATCAAATAATTATTATTCTTTTTTTCATCAAAGATTTTAACAACTTCATTTAAGTCACCCCCCTGAGCCCCTACTCCTGGAAGTAATATAATTAAATCACCAAAAATATCAGCATTTTCTTTTAATTCTTCAACATTTGTTGCTCCAAAAACAATTCCACAATTTTTATTAAAGTTCCACTCTTTTACTTTTTCAATTATGGTTTGAAATAAAAACTTATCGTTCTTAAGACGGAGCTTCTCAAAATCATTAGCTCCATTATTAGATGTAAGAGCAAGAATAAAATTTAATTTATCCTTAAAAAGTAAAAATGGTTCAATTGAATCATAACCCATATATGGATGAAGTGTGACTGCATCACAACCAAATGTATTAAAAATTGATTCAGCATACATTTTAGAAGTGTTGCCAATATCTCCCCTTTTAGCATCGCCAATAATTAATATATCTTCTGGAATTAATTCAATTGTAGATAAAAGATTTTCTATACCTTTAATGCCATCTTTTTCGTAGAAAGCAAAATTAATTTTATATGCAGCTGCATGATTGTATGTATTTTCAATAACTATTTTATTGAATTCCAGAACTGGATTTTTTTCTTTTTTTAAGTAGTCTGGAATTTTATTTATATCGGTATCAAGACCAACACAAATATGAAAATTTTTCTTAAGTTTTTGATATAATTTTTCGATTGCTGTCATAATTTATTTTAAGCATGAAGTTTTCTGTTTCGATAAATATTTAAGACTATTCCAAGTAAAATCATATTAGTCAACAAAGAACTACCACCATAACTCAAAAAAGGAAGTGGTAAACCTATCACAGGAGTTAATCCTAAATTCATTCCAATATTTATTACGAAATGTGAAAATAATAAACACAAAAATCCAACTATTATTAAAACACCAAATTTATCTTTAGCCAGTGAAGATAATTTTAATAATCTCAAAAAGATTATTAAGAACAATGTTAAAACAATTACACTACCAATAAAACCAAATTCTTCACCAATTACACAATAAATAAAATCGGTCCACTGTTCAGGAATAAATCTCAATTGAGTTTGATTTCCCTGCATAAAACCTTTACCAAATAAACCGCCAGAACCAATTGCAAGTTTTGCCTGAAGAGCA
Protein-coding sequences here:
- a CDS encoding AMP-dependent synthetase/ligase, encoding MKHELKLYNVPNIQSIQDMILQSAKKFEKKIALEDLNDTPIKKVTYGELLDNILRFGNALRKLGIPERTHIAVIGENRVQWAISYLTAMCFNYVIVPIDKNLTTNEIMNIIHESDTEAIIFSGSFAGIMAEGKSFLKKLKYYICMDETSEDKSFLIMKDLIDKTEPASISDLPEINPDELAEIIFTSGSLGRAKGVMLSQKNLASNLMDMVSMILITEQDRFLSVLPMHHTYECTCGMLCPLYTGASAHYARSLKTVVDDIQKVHATILLGVPLLYDKMFRRIIKGIKESKLKSIIVPPLVKLTNLIALAGFKNIKKKIFAELHEKFGGAIRIFIAGGAAPDPLVAKGLREFGFTFIQGYGLTETSPILALNRLDNFKDDAAGLPLPHVQIKIHNPDENGSGEIWAKGPNVMLGYYKNEKATNEAFFDGWFKTGDVGYIDEDGFLHINGRKKNVIISKSGKNVFPEEIEDILNRSPFILESLVYGEKDPKQDEIIAAKIVVDAEALIEYAENKKIQITEELINKIISEEVEKANKQLASYKQIKKYYIREKEFEKTTTQKIKRYLANNGN
- a CDS encoding aminoacyl-histidine dipeptidase, producing MSKNVIEGLIPEILWEKFYEISQIPRQSKHEDKIRTYLKNFAGVNNLIYKEDRAGNIVIYLPPVPGFENSPTIVLQSHVDMVCEKNKDKVHDFEKDPIELIRDGDWIKANGTTLGADNGIGVAAALSIALDNSFEHGPIELLFTVDEETGLTGADSLERDFITGKYLLNLDTEEDGAFYIGCAGGMDTVGTFKIEYGKFNKEYTPYYLFISGLKGGHSGINIHEGRANAIKLLGQILKNLEGLNYQISYIAGGSKRNAIPREAEAILWLHPDDELKAIESVNAFVIESTFEYKNKESDIKIIFERKETNGLSKKVFSSDFVNKIINVILAIPHGVISMSAEIDGLVETSSNLATLIIEDDYLRIGTSQRSSVESAKRNIGNSVRAVFELAGAEISVLDKYPAWQPNTNSRLLELSKNVYKKLFGAEPEFKAVHAGLECGILINKFPWLDMISLGPTIEGAHSPDERVKISDVEKFYKLLKAIISELSKERT
- the ychF gene encoding redox-regulated ATPase YchF; protein product: MQIGLVGLQYSGKTTLFKTLSKTSSNISSQKEEASIEVVKVPDERLDNLTKIFNPKKQVNATIEVFDIPGLKMSEENKVKITSTFLNSVRNNDALFYVIRAFKDETIIHPMGDVNPVRDIEFLETEFLLSDLAFLENRLEKLKKDLQKSKDERLKREFPVIEKCYAHCEKEQPLRSLHLDDNELKMLSGYQLITLKPLAIAINFDEDSIQSVDKEINDIKNQLIKLDVPVIPFFAKIELELSNLSEEDQKIFMEDYGIKESALSKILRTSYEMLGLQSFFTVGEDECRAWTIKKNYNAQQAAGVIHSDFYNKFIRAEVVHYDDFIKYGSFSKCKEAGAWRLEGKEYIVKDGDILNIRHN
- a CDS encoding ATP-dependent Clp protease adaptor ClpS, producing MEEIKPGKVEPVVEEDVTVNLPYKVILYNDDVHTFDEVIGQLIKATGCSYEQARKYAFEAHVKGKAVVFSGELSDCLKVTSILEEIALHTQIVS
- a CDS encoding electron transfer flavoprotein subunit beta/FixA family protein, with product MKIAVCINHVPDTAAKINIGNDRKSIDTAGVAYVVNPYDEFAIEEALKTKEKFGGETVAISLGSDANKETLRKALAMGIDEAILLKDESYRDSLSVAKALADEIKSQNAEIVFFGKQSVDFDNGVIGQMVAELLNYNSVSNVIKLIIEGNKITAEREIEGGKEIVETTLPVVITAQKGLNEPRYASLKGIMAAKKKNIIEKIPANYQNNVELIEMKKPASKQPGRIIGTDASAVQELIRLLKEEAKVI
- a CDS encoding electron transfer flavoprotein subunit alpha/FixB family protein translates to MANKVLVILEQRNGKIKKSSFEAVKVASEISSRINYETEAVIIGNNIENIEETGNYGVSNVVHFRNPELENYSTSAYKKILLEHINSTNPEIIIIPGTSLGKDLAPHISAKLDCGLISDCIALNYTNNELIATRPIFAGKLLADFKVTSTKKIFVLRPNVFKADKISDMKADVKTIDVDNLDLSTKVIEIKKTDTKLDVAEADIIVSGGRGMKAPENFKLIEELAELLGGAVGASRAVVDAGWRPHSEQVGQTGKTVSPTLYVALGISGAIQHLAGMRSSKYIVAVNKDKDAPIFQIADYGIVGDVFEIVPAMIEELKKVKSN
- a CDS encoding bifunctional nuclease domain-containing protein, producing MNKVQVEILGLSASPSTGGAYALLLKEVYGVRRLPIIIGSFEAQSIALEMEGIKAPRPLTHDLLKSVIEHLGGTVIEVIIDELKDNTFHAKIKIEIASFTHEIDSRPSDAIALAVRTGSPLYVAEEVMRLAAFVPSTEDIEEDTSSEVDEKEEELDKNITKETKLAELQDQLREAIEKEDYERAAKLRDEINKLKGKQN
- a CDS encoding DUF2851 family protein, which produces MGSVSKVQESKLYEIWQKQNFNDIIKTSDEYDIFIIDKGNRNEDSAGPDFRNARIRIGNLTYVGDVEIDLDYSDWKAHGHNIDNKYNSVILHVTLTNKNRQGYVYTKNGRKVPSICISDLIHNDLIEQLKNSIEQEEKSDAVNLLKCTESIHLVPFETKEKFLIQLGVERFNKKCKRIYERLKELQFLKELNIKEPVVSYELTQKFHERQFKHSDFTNKEVWQQLFYELVFEALGYSKNKSQMITLAQYANVDFLKKIEKDGVLIQKYEAALMNISGLINSSEKIIDEESKNYLDNISLHWNSIKVFYDSKYMNETQWHFFRLRPQNFPTIRIAAGARLLKEILHEDLISVIAKKIAEIQKLTVLINSLRSLFVIKSDGYWKTHYVFNQPAKSEIKYFVGATRADEIVINVVLPFFAVYFEMFGNKLLPKKIMKIYSIYEQKSENQIITDVGNAILMKDHINRTIISQGIIDLFRSYCSKGKCLECEIGKVAFN
- the pyrF gene encoding orotidine-5'-phosphate decarboxylase, whose product is MTAIEKLYQKLKKNFHICVGLDTDINKIPDYLKKEKNPVLEFNKIVIENTYNHAAAYKINFAFYEKDGIKGIENLLSTIELIPEDILIIGDAKRGDIGNTSKMYAESIFNTFGCDAVTLHPYMGYDSIEPFLLFKDKLNFILALTSNNGANDFEKLRLKNDKFLFQTIIEKVKEWNFNKNCGIVFGATNVEELKENADIFGDLIILLPGVGAQGGDLNEVVKIFDEKKNNNYLINVSRSLIYCDDSKDFPYSVEREIRNLNRIVQS